Proteins co-encoded in one Strix uralensis isolate ZFMK-TIS-50842 chromosome 2, bStrUra1, whole genome shotgun sequence genomic window:
- the PCDH20 gene encoding protocadherin-20: MGPPGSRGSTTARGSLQHLLLFLLFVGPFNCFASYSRATELFYSLNEGLPAGVLIGSLARDLRLPTAGGQHPVDPQPPLSFTLASRGLGGQYVQLDNRSGELHTSAMEIDREALCVESSGATIFGGAAAASSSSSSPSSESCLLLLDVLVLPQEYFRLVKVKIAIRDVNDNAPHFPVPHIRLSVPENAPVNTRLAIEHPALDPDVGTNGVQTYRLRDNYGVFTLDVEENESGERTPYLIVMGALDRETREEYVTVIVAEDGGTPPLVGSATLTIDISDINDNCPQFSDSQLNITLYGNSSLGTHVATVHAVDMDLGSNAQITYSYSQKVPQPSRDLFHLDESTGAIMLSSKVDGDTPKLHRLIILGNGPGCIPAVITVLVTIIKVMMRPPEVVPRFIANEVEGVVYLKELEPVNTPIAFFTIKDPDEKYKVNCYLDGDGPFRLSPYKPYNNEYLLETTKLLDYETQQLYEISVVAWNSEGFHVNKIIKVQVLDDNDNSPVFSQQLIELSIEENNVPNAFLTKLHATDADSGERGQVSYFLGPDAPSYFALDKTTGVLTVSTQLDREEKEKYRYTVKAVDSGFPPRESIATVTITVLDKNDNSPRFINKDFSFFVPENFPGFGEIGVISVTDADAGQNGWVALSVLNGSDIFVIDTGKGVLRAKVSLDREQQSSYVLWIEAVDGGDPALSSTAKITILLLDINDNPPLVLFPQSNMSYLLVLPSTLPGSPITEVYAVDKDTGMNAVIAYSIIGRRGPRPESFRIDPKTGNITLEESLMQNDYGLYRLLVKVSDHGYPEPLHSTVMVNLFVNDTVSNESYIESLLRKEPDISVEEKQPQISIEPAHKKMESASCMPTLVALSIISLGSTALVTGMGIYICLRKGKKHHRADENLEVQIPLNGRINLHMLEKKPMEISNI, translated from the exons ATGGGGCCTCCGGGCAGCCGCGGCAGCACCACCGCCCGCGGCAGCCTGCAG CACTTGCTCCTTTTCCTGCTCTTCGTTGGACCTTTCAACTGCTTTGCCAGTTACAGCCGTGCCACCGAGCTCTTCTACAGCCTGAACGAGGGGCTGCCTGCCGGGGTGCTCATCGGCAGCCTGGCCCGTGACCTGCGGCTGCCGACAGCTGGTGGGCAGCACCCTGTGGACCCCCAGCCCCCACTCTCCTTCACCCTGGCCTCCCGTGGCTTGGGGGGACAGTATGTGCAGCTGGACAACCGCTCTGGGGAGCTGCACACCTCAGCCATGGAGATTGACCGGGAAGCTCTGTGTGTGGAGAGCAGTGGGGCCACCATCTTCgggggagcagctgctgcctcctcttcctcttcctcaccctcatCTGAGTcgtgcctgctgctgctggatgtgCTGGTGCTGCCACAGGAGTACTTTCGCCTGGTGAAGGTAAAAATTGCTATCCGGGATGTCAATGACAATGCGCCCCACTTCCCTGTGCCCCACATCCGCCTCTCGGTGCCTGAGAATGCACCTGTGAACACCCGCCTGGCTATTGAGCACCCTGCCCTTGACCCCGACGTAGGCACGAACGGTGTCCAGACCTACCGCCTGCGAGATAACTACGGTGTCTTCACCCTGGATGTGGAGGAAAATGAGAGCGGGGAGAGGACTCCCTACCTGATTGTAATGGGGGCTTTGGACAGGGAGACACGCGAGGAGTATGTCACCGTCATTGTTGCTGAGGATGGGGGGACTCCTCCGCTCGTGGGCAGTGCCACCCTCACTATTGACATCAGTGACATCAATGACAACTGCCCCCAGTTCAGCGACTCGCAGCTTAACATCACCCTTTATGGCAATTCCAGCCTAGGGACACACGTGGCCACTGTCCACGCGGTAGACATGGACCTTGGATCCAATGCCCAGATCACCTACTCCTACAGCCAGAAGGTCCCCCAGCCATCCAGAGACTTGTTCCATCTGGACGAAAGCACAGGAGCCATCATGCTCTCCAGTAAAGTTGATGGGGACACTCCAAAGCTCCACAGACTGATCATATTGGGCAACGGTCCTGGTTGTATCCCTGCCGTGATCACAGTGCTAGTGACCATCATCAAAGTCATGATGAGGCCACCTGAAGTTGTCCCTCGTTTCATAGCTAATGAAGTGGAAGGGGTGGTGTATTTAAAGGAACTGGAGCCTGTCAACACACCGATAGCATTTTTTACCATCAAAGACCCTGATGAAAAGTACAAAGTCAATTGCTATTTGGATGGTGATGGGCCTTTCAGACTTTCACCATACAAGCCATACAACAATGAATACCTGTTAGAGACCACAAAGCTTTTGGACTACGAGACACAGCAGCTGTATGAAATCTCTGTAGTTGCATGGAACTCAGAAGGGTTTCATGTCAACAAAATAATCAAAGTACAGGTTCTGGATGACAATGACAACTCGCCAGTTTTCTCTCAACAGCTGATAGAATTATCCATCGAGGAAAACAATGTTCCCAATGCTTTCTTGACCAAACTGCATGCTACCGATGCTGACAGTGGAGAAAGAGGGCAAGTGTCCTATTTCTTAGGTCCTGATGCCCCTTCCTATTTTGCTTTAGATAAAACCACAGGAGTTCTTACTGTTTCCACCCAActggacagagaagaaaaagaaaaatacagatacacTGTCAAAGCAGTAGATTCTGGATTCCCTCCAAGAGAATCAATAGCAACTGTCACCATCACTGTATTGGATAAAAATGATAATAGCCCAAGATTTATCAATAAGGATTTCAGCTTTTTCGTGCCAGAAAACTTTCCAGGTTTTGGTGAAATTGGAGTTATAAGTGTCACAGATGCTGATGCAGGGCAAAATGGATGGGTTGCCCTTTCAGTTCTGAATGGAAGTGATATTTTTGTCATAGATACTGGGAAAGGAGTTTTGAGAGCTAAAGTCTCCCTGGACAGGGAGCAGCAAAGCTCCTATGTTCTGTGGATTGAAGCAGTTGATGGTGGTGATCCTGCCCTGTCTTCTACAGCAAAAATAACTATCCTTCTTCTGGACATAAATGACAACCCCCCGTTGGTCTTGTTTCCTCAATCTAATATGTCTTATTTGCTGGTCCTTCCTTCTACCCTTCCTGGCTCTCCCATCACTGAGGTCTATGCTGTTGATAAGGACACTGGCATGAACGCAGTCATAGCTTACAGCATCATAGGAAGAAGAGGCCCTCGACCGGAGTCATTTAGGATTGATCCTAAAACTGGTAATATCACCTTGGAAGAGTCACTGATGCAAAATGACTATGGGCTCTATCGGCTGCTTGTAAAGGTTAGTGATCACGGCTATCCAGAACCTCTCCATTCCACCGTCATGGTGAACCTTTTTGTCAATGACACTGTTAGCAATGAGAGCTACATTGAAAGTTTGTTAAGAAAGGAGCCTGATATCAGTGTAGAAGAAAAGCAGCCGCAAATTTCCATAGAGCCTGCGCATAAAAAAATGGAGTCAGCATCCTGCATGCCTACCTTGGTAGCTCTGTCAATAATAAGCTTGGGTTCAACTGCTTTAGTAACAGGGATGGGCATTTACATCTGtctaagaaaagggaaaaagcatcACAGAGCAGATGAAAACTTGGAAGTACAAATCCCATTAAACGGAAGAATTAACCTGCACATGTTGGAGAAGAAACCAATGGAGATCTCTAACATCTGA